The following proteins come from a genomic window of Deinococcus cellulosilyticus NBRC 106333 = KACC 11606:
- a CDS encoding MarR family winged helix-turn-helix transcriptional regulator — translation MHDRPPLPPRASTGRPAVLSWLRMARFTQQVTRAWTQALRTHDLSPAQFDVIASVGGQPDITQRELSHKLLVTDGNISQLLTSLTRRELIDRTTVGKEKRLSLTPAGQQLFDRLIPHHEDWLEEQFQALTFEEQQQLSQLLRVLLRSRH, via the coding sequence ATGCACGACCGGCCTCCCCTCCCTCCACGGGCCAGCACAGGGCGCCCTGCGGTGCTCTCCTGGCTGCGCATGGCCCGTTTCACCCAGCAGGTCACCCGGGCCTGGACCCAGGCCCTGCGCACCCATGACCTCAGTCCCGCTCAGTTCGATGTGATCGCCTCGGTGGGTGGACAGCCAGACATCACCCAGCGGGAACTCAGCCACAAGCTGCTGGTCACCGATGGGAACATCAGCCAGTTGCTCACCAGCCTGACCCGGCGTGAGCTCATCGACCGCACCACCGTGGGCAAAGAAAAACGACTCTCACTCACCCCTGCGGGTCAGCAGCTGTTTGACCGCCTCATCCCACACCACGAGGACTGGCTGGAAGAACAATTTCAGGCCCTGACCTTCGAAGAACAGCAGCAGCTTTCACAGCTCCTGAGGGTCTTGCTGCGCTCCAGGCACTGA
- a CDS encoding FAD-dependent oxidoreductase: protein MNEPTSQHPMPAGAAGVALRTDIVVIGAGQAGLSAAYHLKKQGVPPGKGFVVLDANPFPGGAWQHRWPTLTLSTVNRVHDLPGMRFTETTGEALSSVQARLAVPEYFAEYEKRFGLPVYRPVRVLQVTDRADHRLQVQTDQGPVSTRGIINATGTWNTPFIPDVPGRERFLGRQLHTQDYQNPHDFLGQHVLIVGGGISALQLLDEISQVTETTWVTRREPEFRKGPFDDEAGRAAVSLVEARVRAGLEPESVVSVTGLMWTPQVEAMQQRGVLSRLPMFQHITEKGVVWEDGRSLHVDVILWCTGFRSSLSHLSPVNLREDTGGITLTGRLATQVARDPRIHLVGHGPSASTIGANRAGRAAVQELCAFLGIT, encoded by the coding sequence ATGAATGAACCCACTTCACAACACCCCATGCCCGCAGGGGCCGCTGGCGTGGCCCTGCGGACGGACATCGTGGTGATCGGTGCCGGGCAGGCAGGACTTTCTGCCGCCTACCACCTGAAAAAACAGGGGGTCCCCCCTGGCAAGGGTTTCGTGGTCCTCGACGCCAACCCCTTTCCGGGTGGTGCGTGGCAGCACCGCTGGCCCACCCTGACCCTCTCCACGGTGAACCGGGTGCATGACCTGCCAGGGATGAGGTTCACAGAGACCACAGGAGAAGCCCTCTCCAGCGTGCAGGCCCGCCTTGCCGTCCCAGAGTACTTCGCGGAGTATGAAAAGCGCTTTGGGTTACCGGTCTACCGCCCGGTCAGGGTGCTGCAGGTGACGGACCGGGCAGACCACCGCCTGCAGGTCCAGACCGACCAGGGGCCTGTTTCCACCCGGGGCATCATCAACGCCACCGGAACCTGGAACACCCCCTTCATTCCAGACGTGCCCGGCAGGGAGCGGTTTCTGGGCAGGCAACTCCACACCCAGGACTACCAGAACCCCCATGACTTCCTGGGGCAGCATGTGCTCATTGTCGGAGGGGGGATTTCTGCCCTGCAACTCCTCGATGAAATCTCACAGGTCACAGAGACCACCTGGGTGACCCGACGGGAACCGGAGTTTCGCAAAGGACCGTTTGATGACGAGGCAGGTCGGGCAGCAGTGAGCCTGGTGGAAGCCCGGGTGAGGGCAGGGCTGGAACCGGAGTCGGTGGTGTCGGTCACCGGACTGATGTGGACCCCGCAGGTCGAGGCCATGCAGCAGCGCGGGGTGCTGTCGCGCCTGCCGATGTTCCAGCACATCACCGAAAAGGGGGTGGTCTGGGAGGATGGAAGGAGCCTGCACGTGGATGTGATTTTGTGGTGCACCGGGTTTCGCAGCAGCCTCAGCCACCTCTCTCCCGTGAACCTCAGGGAAGACACCGGAGGGATCACCCTGACCGGACGGCTCGCCACCCAGGTCGCCAGAGACCCACGCATTCACCTGGTGGGCCATGGACCATCCGCGTCCACCATCGGCGCCAACCGGGCAGGAAGGGCCGCAGTGCAGGAACTGTGTGCTTTTCTGGGAATCACCTGA
- a CDS encoding Atu2307/SP_0267 family LLM class monooxygenase: MEIGIDSFAAVVTDPDTGTTLSGADRLNHLIEEIETADRAGVDSFGIGEHHRKEYLDSAPTLILAAAASRTNRIRLTSAVTVLSADDPVRVFQQFATLDLLSRGRAEIVAGRGSSIEAYPLFGLDLNQYDPLFREKLDLLLKLRDNTHLHWQGQFRAPLTGHGVYPRPHQTQLPIWVGVGGTPASFVRAGTLGLPLMVAIIGGDFRRFRPLIDLYRQAGERAGHPREQLKVGVHAFGFVAETGQVARDLVYPGYERLMNVIGRERGWPPASRARFDHECGPSGAYLTGSVEEVVEKAVHVHQVLGGVSRLTFQMTNVMLNHDRMLQAIEMLGQQVRPRVQERLAQLNK, from the coding sequence ATGGAAATTGGAATTGACAGCTTCGCTGCCGTGGTGACCGACCCCGACACCGGCACCACCCTCTCCGGGGCAGACCGCCTGAACCACCTGATTGAAGAAATTGAGACAGCAGACCGGGCCGGCGTTGACTCTTTCGGCATCGGAGAACACCACCGCAAAGAGTACCTGGACAGTGCACCCACCCTGATTCTGGCCGCAGCAGCCTCTCGCACAAATCGAATCCGGCTGACCAGCGCCGTCACCGTGCTTTCCGCAGACGACCCGGTGAGGGTGTTCCAGCAATTTGCCACCCTCGACCTGCTCTCCCGGGGCCGGGCAGAGATCGTGGCGGGCCGTGGGTCATCCATCGAAGCCTACCCCCTGTTCGGCCTGGACCTGAACCAGTACGACCCGCTGTTCAGGGAGAAACTCGACTTGCTTTTGAAACTGCGGGACAACACCCACCTGCACTGGCAGGGACAGTTCCGTGCCCCCCTCACGGGTCACGGGGTGTACCCCCGCCCCCATCAAACGCAGCTTCCCATCTGGGTGGGGGTGGGCGGCACCCCGGCTTCCTTTGTGCGGGCCGGCACCCTGGGTCTCCCTTTGATGGTGGCGATCATCGGCGGGGATTTCCGGCGGTTCCGTCCCCTCATCGACCTGTACCGACAGGCCGGTGAAAGGGCAGGCCACCCCAGAGAACAGTTGAAGGTGGGCGTGCACGCCTTTGGTTTCGTGGCAGAAACTGGACAGGTTGCCCGGGACCTGGTGTACCCGGGTTACGAACGCCTGATGAACGTCATCGGACGGGAACGGGGCTGGCCCCCCGCCTCCAGGGCCCGCTTTGACCACGAATGTGGCCCCTCCGGCGCGTACCTGACGGGCAGCGTGGAGGAAGTGGTGGAAAAGGCTGTGCACGTGCACCAGGTGCTCGGAGGGGTGTCCCGACTGACGTTTCAGATGACCAACGTGATGCTGAACCACGACCGGATGCTGCAGGCCATCGAAATGCTGGGCCAGCAGGTGCGTCCCCGGGTGCAAGAACGCCTCGCCCAGCTAAACAAATGA